In Silene latifolia isolate original U9 population chromosome X, ASM4854445v1, whole genome shotgun sequence, the following proteins share a genomic window:
- the LOC141620878 gene encoding uncharacterized protein LOC141620878 — translation MQGLKESNPGTIVQFYTTPTTNPNVQKFKRVFWVFKPCIDGFEHCRPVLSIDRTHLYGKFKGTILTAMSIDANNQIFPVAFAIVEAENTDSWPWFMSCIRVFVTKRSGLCVISDRHKGIMKAMSEVGSGWEESYAYHRVCIRHLASNVNTQFRNNAVKEMFGSTAMQLQNKKFDIGFHRLGELNREAQQYVVEIGIEKWSICHDGGHRYGILTTNLAEAFNNVLKGARFLPVTALVKYVFFRVNAYFVERREFARKRLMKGLHYSPKITTLLEENCKKGAYHKVVAFDHVGGVYQVTTRRGSRPMSHGNHLHTVDLSKRTCTCNKFQTYKYPCSHVYAVCKKKGLNATQFVDIAYTTGEHLASYASKFHPLKDEAYWGPYNGPKIVCDEQNKREKGRRKNKRFLNEMDEKRIMEQHQQQGPVNPEVLTQQELVGLKFNVELISALVERWRPETHSFHLTIGEAKVTLQDVQVLLGLRIRGDIVSGTTAYNWPLLVTELLGKTPGVGDLKELRGLL, via the exons ATGCAAGGCTTAAAAGAATCTAATCCTGGCACTATTGTTCAATTTTATACAACACCAACAACGAACCCAAATGTGCAAAAATTCAAGCGTGTTTTTTGGGTATTTAAACCATGTATTGATGGCTTTGAACATTGTCGGCCAGTTTTAAGCATTGATAGAACTCACTTATATGGAAAGTTCAAGGGAACTATTTTGACAGCTATGTCAATTGATGCTAATAATCAAATTTTCCCGGTTGCTTTTGCTATTGTTGAAGCCGAAAATACCGATAGTTGGCCTTGGTTTATGTCTTGCATAAGAGTATTTGTTACTAAAAGAAGTGGGTTGTGTGTCATTTCCGATAGACACAAAGGGATTATGAAAGCAATGAGTGAAGTTGGTAGTGGGTGGGAGGAGTCGTATGCTTATCATAGAGTTTGCATTCGTCATTTGGCTTCAAATGTTAATACACAATTTAGAAATAATGCAGTTAAAGAAATGTTTGGGTCAACGGCAATGCAATTACAAAACAAGAAGTTTGACATAGGATTTCATCGCCTAGGTGAGTTGAATAGAGAGGCACAACAATATGTTGTTGAAATTGGAATAGAGAAGTGGTCAATTTGCCATGATGGTGGACATAGATATGGAATATTGACTACTAACTTGGCGGAGGCATTTAATAATGTTCTTAAAGGAGCACGTTTTCTACCCGTAACGGCACTCGTAAAGTATGTATTTTTTAGAGTTAATGCATACTTTGTTGAGCGACGTGAGTTTGCAAGGAAACGATTGATGAAGGGGCttcattatagtccgaagattacaaccttgttgGAGGAAAATTGCAAAAAAGGAGCATACCATAAGGTTGTGGCTTTTGACCATGTCGGAGGGGTGTACCAAGTCACAACACGTAGAGGTTCACGACCCATGTCACATGGTAACCATTTGCACACCGTTGATTTATCCAAGAGGACATGTACTTGTAACAAGTTCCAAACATACAAGTATCCATGTTCACATGTGTATGCCGTTTGTAAAAAGAAGGGTTTAAATGCTACTCAATTTGTGGACATCGCCTACACTACCGGAGAACACTTAGCTTCATATGCTTCTAAATTTCACCCTTTGAAAGATGAGGCTTATTGGGGTCCTTACAATGGGCCTAAAATAGTGTGCGATGAGCAAAATAAACGGGAAAAAGGAAGACGGAAGAATAAAAGATTTCTTAATGAAATGGATGAGAAGA GAATAatggaacaacatcaacaacaaggcCCGGTGAACCCGGAAGTTCTCACACAACAAGAG TTAGTGGGGTTGAAGTTTAATGTGGAATTAATAAGTGCTTTGGTTGAGCGATGGAGGCCGGAAACCCATTCATTTCACTTGACTATTGGCGAGGCTAAAGTGACCTTGCAAGATGTTCAAGTGTTGTTAGGGCTACGGATTAGAGGGGATATTGTTAGTGGAACAACCGCTTATAATTGGCCCTTGTTAGTAACTGAACTCTTAGGCAAAACACCGGGTGTTGGAGACCTTAAGGAGTTAAGGGGACTTCTTTGA